From the Fusobacterium ulcerans ATCC 49185 genome, the window AATTTGTTAAACTTATAGTTCTAAATAGATTATATAAATGGGCATTTGCTGAGTTAGAAAATAACTTTAAATTTATTCCATCGAAACTTATTCCATAAAATATAAATCTAACCATCCAATAATTGTCTGAGCTTTTAATTATCAATATCATTTTTATTAAATAAAATAAATTAATAATAATAAAACAACATTCTATTAGCATCAATATTTTTATCTTTTTGATATTTAAATTTGGTTTTAATTTTCGGGGATTATTAATAAAAAAATATAATGGCAGATTGAACATTATTATGCCAGTATAAATATATATATATGTTTTTAATTCTATTTTATAAAATTGACCTATATTTAAATATGAAATTCCTAACCAAAATAGCCACCATATATTAAAAATAAAAATATAATTTTTTTCTAGTTTCTGTAAAAAAAAACTATTTATTGTAAAAATCACTAATATTAGCATTAGTAACATAAAAATAAGTTCATCCATTCTTAATCCTTTTCATTACATATTTCTATATATTTTTTTATCAAATATTTGCTAGTTAATTTTTCACTTGGTTCTACTCTAGAAGACTTAAATAAGAAATATTCTAATCCTTTTACTAAATCTTCACTACTTTTATAATCGGCTAAATATCCATTAACTAAATGATTGATAATACTTTCAACACCTGTATTTTTAAATCCTATAGCTGGGGTACCACAAAATATACTTTCATTAAATGTTTGCCCAAAACTTTCTTCTAAAGATGGTCCAATAAAAACATCTGAAGAGTTATATAGTAAGGATAATTCTAAGTCATTATTTATATTTCCATAATTTATAATTTTATATGGTATTTCTTTATCTAAAATAAATTTTGATCCAAAAATTATTAATTCTATATCCTTTCTATATCCTTTTTTATAAAAAGTCTTTAAGGCTTCTTTTAAATAATAATATCCCTTATATTCTGTTTTAGGATCAACTGCTCCAAATAAAATATATTTTTTATTATTTTCTAGATTTAATATTTCTCTAGCTAATTTTTTATCTATTTTTTTAAATATTGTTTCATCTAATACATTTTCTAATAATTCAATTTTTTTATTTTTAAAAACTAAACTTTTTTTAGCATTTTTTTCCATCCACTTACTAGGACAAATTATATTTAACTTATTCAAGTCCTTTAATATTTTTATTTTTGATCTTAATATTTTATAACTCAAGTCCTTGGTTTTTCTAGAGTTTAATATCCTACATTTTCCACAACCTGAAATATAATTTTCACATTCTAATTTTACATGACATCCACCTGTAAAAGGACCATTATCATGGCAGGTCCATATGATTTTTTTCTTTAATTTATATAATTTTTTTATAGAATTAATATTTAAAAATCCTCCATTTACCCAATGTAAATGTATAATATCTGCTTCTTGAATTATTTTATGTTTTGAAATATCAATTCCTATTTTCCAAGAAGAAAATGGAAGTTTTAAATCCTTTTTGGCAAAAATTTTTAAATATATTTTCTCTAAATATAATCGCATATTTGAAT encodes:
- a CDS encoding glycosyltransferase, which produces MKIVHIQMVVTSSGNAPYRLHKMLLKHNIDSKMIVQKKLVNDETVYQIKPGKIEKYIYSNMRLYLEKIYLKIFAKKDLKLPFSSWKIGIDISKHKIIQEADIIHLHWVNGGFLNINSIKKLYKLKKKIIWTCHDNGPFTGGCHVKLECENYISGCGKCRILNSRKTKDLSYKILRSKIKILKDLNKLNIICPSKWMEKNAKKSLVFKNKKIELLENVLDETIFKKIDKKLAREILNLENNKKYILFGAVDPKTEYKGYYYLKEALKTFYKKGYRKDIELIIFGSKFILDKEIPYKIINYGNINNDLELSLLYNSSDVFIGPSLEESFGQTFNESIFCGTPAIGFKNTGVESIINHLVNGYLADYKSSEDLVKGLEYFLFKSSRVEPSEKLTSKYLIKKYIEICNEKD